The Edaphobacter sp. 12200R-103 genome contains a region encoding:
- a CDS encoding DUF4440 domain-containing protein — MKTDKRYTKFAAAGLWLALSLSTLPARTQQIPATPLDGLTQQKGPVISPLTQPTLSPGVIHLMELEGEFAQAVAAGGGKAFAEWFTDDAVVLNNGQPATIGKAAIAAQAKWDPKVYQLTWVAQGGQMGPSEDMGFTWGHYEGHSKDSNGQPVVISGRYMTVWKKMPDGSWKVAMDASASEPAAAGECCTLPKP; from the coding sequence ATGAAAACCGACAAACGATATACGAAATTCGCTGCAGCGGGTCTCTGGCTTGCGCTGAGTCTGTCCACCTTGCCAGCCCGGACCCAGCAGATTCCAGCCACACCGCTCGATGGCCTCACACAACAGAAGGGCCCAGTCATCAGCCCTTTGACACAGCCAACCCTGTCGCCGGGCGTGATTCACCTGATGGAGTTGGAAGGGGAGTTCGCCCAGGCGGTCGCTGCCGGCGGAGGGAAGGCCTTCGCAGAGTGGTTTACTGATGACGCCGTGGTGCTGAACAACGGACAGCCAGCAACGATCGGCAAGGCAGCCATTGCAGCACAGGCAAAGTGGGACCCGAAGGTGTATCAACTGACGTGGGTAGCCCAGGGGGGACAGATGGGTCCTTCGGAGGATATGGGTTTTACCTGGGGCCACTACGAGGGGCACTCGAAAGATAGCAACGGGCAGCCGGTCGTGATCTCCGGACGCTATATGACGGTATGGAAGAAGATGCCGGACGGAAGCTGGAAGGTGGCAATGGACGCAAGCGCCAGCGAGCCTGCCGCCGCCGGGGAATGCTGTACATTGCCAAAACCCTAA